The following coding sequences lie in one Treponema sp. OMZ 790 genomic window:
- a CDS encoding lytic transglycosylase domain-containing protein codes for MCFCFCLSGLSCAGSYDKNEEARLIDDLYSGNFYRFLKPDARELKKLYNTDPSSPYYIGLALKKAAVRPSDKRIYDKSAVTYFEYALKNSPEPYKKLAGNELYSLLSNEEKLKKLEEKLALPEALKLDAKTDEKIRPEIQRLLFLSGNFKKMEKPLPDYLNTQKFDAEIIEALKNVEKNKAALKSYGDDFFDILRARKLTFESQFKDAWPIFKSLMEKEDSPYFENRLVLSDAGKAALSGSADYSSDVLFFENRLDFFEKNSKTNSDYIVQKYIYAFYAARMRLKMGGRDNVEKALLLFKKAKSYPPLPYDYDVALWYILDIERKRSFKVFFDELCSSAPEWKNPSVYEELTAHACMKLVSSQDWKGLQKLQKAVQKTKLVSAQARHSYILARSQSLPQADAQKLYREAYEKDHSFFYYRVMAAYQLEAPLASASYGKNYKRKSNSEFSDEDSSKILEGLVKYKLYSHLYGNIVLLYPQISTEEAAVFSRAAAQNGYYADSMKIMSFAVNSEGSQFNEDHLKLMYPRPWQESVKRYSAEYNLPEYLLYALLRSESYFKPEVVSHAGAVGLAQLMKPTAADIARRLKLKTYDLNDPDTNIRFGAFYLSDMIRRNNGKIMHALFSYNAGPNAVKRWVREAGSLPVDLFLESLAYAETRGYGRNVLAAAIIYGHLYYNKNYGEIIKELFPDIKK; via the coding sequence TTGTGTTTTTGCTTTTGTCTTTCCGGTTTGTCATGCGCGGGCTCCTACGATAAAAATGAAGAAGCTCGCCTGATTGACGACCTCTACTCAGGTAATTTTTACCGTTTTTTAAAACCGGATGCTCGTGAGCTTAAAAAACTTTATAATACCGATCCTTCATCTCCTTATTATATAGGTCTTGCTCTCAAAAAAGCTGCTGTTAGGCCTTCAGATAAAAGAATTTACGATAAGTCGGCCGTGACCTATTTTGAGTATGCTCTCAAAAACTCACCTGAACCCTATAAAAAACTTGCCGGCAATGAGCTTTACAGTCTTCTTTCCAATGAAGAAAAGCTTAAAAAACTTGAAGAAAAACTTGCTTTACCCGAAGCCCTCAAATTAGATGCAAAAACTGATGAAAAGATAAGACCCGAAATTCAAAGACTTCTTTTTCTGTCGGGAAATTTTAAAAAAATGGAAAAGCCTTTGCCCGACTATCTTAACACACAAAAATTCGATGCCGAAATTATCGAAGCTTTAAAAAATGTAGAAAAAAATAAGGCTGCCTTAAAATCATACGGAGACGATTTTTTTGATATTCTGAGAGCAAGAAAATTAACCTTTGAATCTCAATTTAAGGATGCATGGCCCATCTTTAAAAGTTTAATGGAAAAAGAAGATTCTCCCTATTTTGAAAATAGACTTGTATTATCGGATGCCGGAAAGGCGGCTTTATCAGGTTCAGCCGACTATTCTTCAGATGTCTTGTTTTTTGAAAATAGGCTGGATTTTTTTGAAAAAAACTCAAAAACCAATTCCGATTACATTGTTCAAAAATACATATATGCTTTTTATGCTGCCCGAATGCGTTTAAAAATGGGCGGCCGGGATAATGTGGAAAAGGCTCTTTTGCTTTTTAAAAAAGCTAAATCCTATCCGCCTCTTCCCTATGACTATGATGTTGCCCTTTGGTATATTCTCGACATAGAAAGAAAAAGATCATTTAAGGTGTTTTTTGATGAGCTTTGTTCATCTGCCCCTGAGTGGAAAAATCCTTCGGTATATGAAGAGCTTACTGCCCATGCCTGCATGAAACTGGTGTCTTCACAGGATTGGAAGGGGCTCCAAAAACTTCAAAAAGCTGTCCAAAAAACCAAATTGGTTTCGGCTCAAGCCCGCCATTCATATATTCTTGCGCGTTCGCAAAGTTTACCTCAAGCTGATGCCCAAAAACTTTATCGTGAAGCCTACGAAAAAGATCATAGTTTTTTTTATTACAGGGTTATGGCTGCCTATCAGCTTGAAGCTCCTCTTGCTTCAGCATCTTACGGAAAAAATTATAAAAGAAAATCGAACAGCGAATTTTCCGATGAAGATTCAAGCAAAATTCTTGAGGGGCTCGTAAAGTATAAACTTTATTCCCATCTTTACGGTAATATAGTGCTTTTGTATCCTCAGATAAGTACGGAAGAAGCTGCTGTATTTTCGAGGGCTGCGGCTCAAAACGGATATTATGCCGATTCTATGAAGATTATGTCTTTTGCCGTAAACTCGGAAGGTTCACAATTTAATGAAGATCACTTAAAACTGATGTATCCCCGGCCATGGCAGGAATCCGTTAAAAGATATTCGGCAGAGTATAATTTACCCGAATATCTTCTGTATGCCTTGTTGAGAAGTGAAAGCTATTTTAAACCGGAAGTGGTTTCGCATGCCGGCGCTGTCGGTCTTGCCCAGCTTATGAAACCCACTGCCGCCGATATTGCACGCCGCTTAAAACTTAAAACATATGACCTAAATGATCCCGATACAAATATCCGCTTTGGAGCCTTTTATCTTTCCGATATGATCCGCCGCAATAACGGAAAAATTATGCACGCTCTTTTTTCTTATAATGCAGGCCCCAATGCCGTAAAACGGTGGGTGAGGGAAGCCGGTTCTTTACCGGTAGACTTATTTTTGGAAAGCCTTGCATATGCCGAAACAAGGGGCTACGGACGAAACGTTCTTGCAGCAGCCATCATTTACGGACACCTATACTATAACAAGAATTACGGCGAGATTATAAAAGAACTTTTTCCGGATATAAAAAAATAA
- a CDS encoding LysM peptidoglycan-binding domain-containing protein translates to MASKIGIKLADGTFFPILDEDALSEQSLELTTVRDNQESVQINLFKKFEEEDPEYIGSLIVEEVSAGSAGDPTINLKIKLDEEKNLSAEALDEGSGSHQSLKVSLKNLDEASLDGIDFDFASFDESFDEDTGDDFFAKDNDESSIDDVFETQSQADSQLYGNNEEKNEKKKKMPLWLIVLIIILCITALVFAILLLTKKMPFADKDMIASAPEKVEKMQESKKDVNATTSTVPKEDAAEKAAAEAKRKAEEEERQKAEAKKKAEDEARQKAEAKKKTDEEAKQKAEAKKKAESQKKTTVNSQGVVRYKIKWGDTLWDLSETFYKTPWLYKKIADYNKIKNPSLIIAGTYIDIPPK, encoded by the coding sequence ATGGCTTCAAAAATAGGAATCAAACTTGCAGATGGGACATTTTTTCCGATTTTGGATGAAGATGCTCTGTCCGAACAGTCTTTGGAATTGACCACGGTAAGGGATAATCAGGAAAGTGTTCAGATAAATTTATTTAAAAAATTTGAAGAAGAAGACCCCGAATATATAGGTTCTCTCATTGTAGAGGAAGTTTCTGCGGGCTCTGCAGGGGATCCTACCATAAATTTAAAAATAAAGCTTGATGAAGAAAAAAATCTTTCGGCTGAGGCTTTAGATGAAGGTTCCGGCTCTCACCAATCGTTAAAAGTTTCATTAAAAAATCTTGATGAAGCAAGCCTTGACGGCATAGATTTCGATTTTGCGTCATTTGATGAATCTTTTGATGAGGACACAGGTGACGATTTTTTTGCAAAGGATAATGACGAATCTTCCATTGATGATGTTTTTGAAACTCAATCTCAAGCCGATTCTCAACTTTACGGCAACAATGAAGAAAAAAATGAGAAAAAGAAGAAGATGCCTCTTTGGCTCATCGTTCTTATAATAATTTTATGTATAACTGCTTTGGTTTTTGCCATCCTTCTTTTGACAAAAAAAATGCCTTTTGCAGATAAGGATATGATAGCCTCTGCACCCGAAAAGGTTGAAAAAATGCAGGAATCCAAAAAGGATGTAAATGCTACGACTTCTACGGTTCCAAAAGAAGATGCTGCAGAAAAAGCCGCTGCCGAAGCTAAGCGAAAAGCTGAAGAAGAAGAAAGACAAAAGGCTGAGGCCAAGAAAAAAGCCGAAGATGAAGCAAGGCAAAAGGCTGAGGCTAAAAAGAAGACCGATGAAGAAGCCAAACAAAAAGCTGAGGCAAAGAAAAAGGCTGAATCTCAAAAGAAAACAACTGTAAATTCACAAGGTGTAGTGCGGTACAAGATTAAATGGGGCGATACTCTTTGGGATTTATCGGAAACTTTTTATAAAACACCTTGGCTTTACAAAAAGATAGCGGATTACAATAAAATCAAAAATCCCAGTCTTATTATAGCCGGTACTTACATAGATATTCCGCCTAAATAA
- a CDS encoding EF-P lysine aminoacylase GenX, with protein sequence MDIEALELRALSIQAAREFFIKENYLELDTPALSAELIPETCLEVLKTEYLSPGASEGLHQKKPLFLVPSPEVYIKPIIAQTSRSVFQISKCYRNAESIGNIHSPEFTMLEYYTMDANYKDSIKITEAFLNYVSERVKENPLVDGEVLKTLSNGFECLTMDEAFRKYAGLPLSTEHSPEELAAYAEKLGLGEAKNYSDWKEDDLYELILVHAVEPNLPKNKLIALLDYPAFVPCLAAENSQKILNKKNEELEWKTVERWEVYLNGVELANCYTEERDKKKIDSYFEKENGLKQKHSLIPHPPVKDFGSVCSNMPPCSGVAMGFDRLIMLLAGKKTLFPIIHRNCF encoded by the coding sequence ATGGATATTGAAGCCTTGGAATTGCGCGCCTTGAGTATTCAGGCTGCAAGGGAATTTTTTATTAAAGAAAATTATCTGGAATTGGATACGCCTGCTCTTTCGGCAGAGCTGATTCCCGAAACCTGCTTGGAGGTTCTTAAAACGGAATACCTCAGCCCCGGTGCATCGGAGGGCTTGCACCAAAAAAAGCCGCTTTTTTTGGTGCCTTCTCCTGAAGTTTATATTAAACCGATAATAGCTCAAACTTCCCGTTCGGTTTTTCAAATTTCAAAATGCTACCGAAATGCCGAATCCATAGGCAATATTCACAGCCCCGAATTTACCATGCTCGAATATTACACTATGGATGCAAACTATAAGGATTCCATAAAGATAACGGAGGCTTTTTTAAACTATGTTTCCGAGAGGGTAAAAGAAAATCCTCTTGTTGATGGGGAAGTCTTAAAAACCTTATCAAACGGTTTTGAGTGCCTTACCATGGATGAGGCTTTTAGAAAATATGCAGGACTGCCTTTAAGCACCGAGCATTCACCGGAGGAACTTGCCGCCTATGCCGAAAAATTGGGTCTCGGCGAAGCTAAAAACTATTCGGATTGGAAAGAAGACGACTTATACGAGCTTATTTTGGTACATGCGGTTGAGCCGAACCTTCCTAAAAATAAACTCATAGCTCTTTTGGATTATCCTGCCTTTGTTCCTTGTCTTGCCGCAGAAAATTCCCAAAAAATTTTAAACAAAAAAAATGAAGAGCTTGAATGGAAAACAGTCGAGCGCTGGGAAGTTTATTTGAACGGAGTCGAACTTGCAAACTGCTACACCGAAGAAAGGGATAAAAAAAAGATAGATTCTTATTTCGAAAAGGAAAACGGATTAAAACAAAAACATTCTCTTATTCCTCATCCTCCCGTAAAGGATTTTGGATCGGTTTGTTCCAATATGCCGCCGTGTTCGGGAGTTGCAATGGGTTTTGACCGCCTTATAATGCTTTTGGCGGGAAAAAAGACCTTGTTTCCGATAATACATCGAAATTGTTTTTAA
- a CDS encoding ABC transporter permease: protein MFEDFINALHNFKTNKMRTLLSLLGIVIGVTSVIIVTSLASSLSNSMVKEFEEFSMDIINIGTQRGNPEFGEGESIKFDEDFRKKLKQRITEIKNIFYSTRFQASVVRNDLRIEMSDIEGIEAERLESHRVVMDYGSFFSSSDYSTGAEKAIIGDRIAFQLFPEGRAVGKFITLQIPSSGENAPPHIVRLQVIGVVKPKNTWVLRTSDSVFVPRKFALGKLPGKTADAVWTAEVVIFEPKDTSKVEAKIHDFSEELSGGNRFAIWVYSARQQFEQMSKITGMVSLVLSAIAGISLLVGGIGIMNIMLVTVTERRKEIGIRKALGATGKAIRMQFLIESASLTLTGGLIGIVLGLVISKLIVNVFFPPEIIFLPNFSGSLIAFSVSVCTGIFFGLHPAIKAAKLDPVQALAE, encoded by the coding sequence ATGTTTGAGGATTTTATAAACGCCCTTCATAATTTTAAAACGAACAAGATGCGCACTCTTCTTTCTCTTTTGGGTATAGTTATTGGCGTTACCTCGGTTATAATTGTTACGAGTCTTGCAAGCTCCCTTTCGAACAGCATGGTAAAAGAGTTTGAAGAGTTCAGCATGGATATAATCAACATAGGCACTCAGAGGGGAAACCCCGAATTCGGAGAAGGTGAAAGCATAAAATTTGATGAGGATTTCCGTAAAAAGCTTAAGCAAAGAATAACGGAGATAAAAAACATTTTTTATTCTACCCGTTTTCAGGCTTCGGTTGTAAGAAACGATTTGCGGATTGAAATGAGCGATATAGAGGGTATAGAAGCCGAAAGGCTGGAGTCGCACCGAGTGGTCATGGATTACGGTAGTTTCTTTTCTTCTTCGGATTATTCTACAGGAGCGGAAAAGGCAATTATCGGCGACAGGATAGCTTTTCAGCTTTTTCCTGAAGGCCGGGCTGTCGGAAAATTTATTACCTTACAGATTCCTTCAAGCGGAGAAAATGCTCCTCCCCATATTGTGCGCCTTCAAGTTATAGGTGTTGTAAAGCCTAAGAACACATGGGTGCTGCGTACTTCGGACTCCGTCTTTGTTCCAAGAAAATTTGCTTTAGGTAAGCTGCCGGGAAAAACAGCTGATGCTGTTTGGACTGCAGAAGTTGTTATCTTTGAGCCTAAGGACACTTCAAAGGTTGAGGCAAAGATTCATGATTTTTCAGAAGAGCTTTCGGGAGGCAACCGTTTTGCAATCTGGGTTTATTCTGCCCGCCAGCAATTTGAGCAGATGAGTAAGATTACGGGGATGGTAAGCCTTGTGCTTTCCGCCATTGCAGGCATATCCCTTCTTGTCGGCGGCATCGGCATTATGAACATAATGCTTGTTACGGTTACCGAACGCCGAAAAGAAATAGGCATACGTAAAGCTCTCGGGGCCACAGGCAAGGCAATAAGGATGCAGTTTTTAATAGAGTCAGCATCTCTTACTCTTACAGGCGGGCTTATAGGAATTGTTTTAGGGCTTGTAATCAGTAAGCTGATTGTAAACGTTTTTTTCCCTCCCGAAATAATATTTTTGCCTAATTTTTCGGGCTCCCTTATAGCCTTTTCGGTAAGCGTATGTACAGGGATTTTTTTCGGCCTTCATCCTGCAATTAAGGCTGCAAAACTTGATCCTGTGCAAGCCCTTGCGGAGTAG
- a CDS encoding ABC transporter ATP-binding protein, with protein MADIIRLENVVKTFEMGETTVKALAGISFKIEESSFVSIMGPSGSGKSTCMNMIGCLDRPTSGKIYVDGVSTADMTENELASLRNKTVGFVFQQYYLLPNLNVLENVMLPLRYQGLSLDKRKKRAAEELEKVGLSDRLKHRPGELSGGQKQRVAIARALVTNPKIILADEPTGALDSETGHSVLDLFLTINKTGTAVIMVTHDQEIASLAPRSIQLKDGLVVSDSLNTAGLKQKGEENV; from the coding sequence ATGGCTGATATTATACGTCTTGAAAATGTAGTAAAAACCTTTGAGATGGGCGAAACAACCGTCAAAGCCCTTGCCGGTATTTCCTTTAAAATAGAAGAGTCCTCCTTTGTTTCGATAATGGGGCCGTCGGGCTCGGGTAAGTCCACCTGCATGAATATGATAGGCTGCCTAGACCGCCCTACCTCCGGCAAAATTTATGTGGACGGGGTAAGCACTGCCGACATGACCGAAAACGAGCTTGCCTCCTTACGGAATAAAACCGTGGGCTTTGTTTTTCAGCAGTATTACCTTCTTCCCAATCTAAATGTGTTGGAAAACGTAATGCTCCCCTTGAGATATCAGGGGCTTTCCTTAGATAAAAGAAAAAAACGGGCTGCCGAAGAGCTTGAAAAGGTCGGCCTTTCCGACAGGTTGAAGCACAGGCCGGGAGAGCTTTCAGGAGGGCAAAAGCAGAGGGTTGCTATCGCAAGGGCCCTTGTTACAAATCCTAAAATTATTTTGGCCGATGAACCCACGGGCGCCTTGGATTCTGAAACTGGGCATTCTGTCTTGGATCTCTTTTTAACGATAAACAAAACGGGGACAGCCGTTATAATGGTAACTCACGATCAGGAAATCGCTTCCCTTGCGCCCCGCTCAATTCAACTAAAAGACGGGCTTGTTGTTTCCGATTCCCTTAATACCGCCGGTCTTAAACAAAAAGGGGAAGAAAATGTTTGA
- a CDS encoding efflux RND transporter periplasmic adaptor subunit: MQDTKQKKSKKIILIITAVIITLSVIWILFLPKKGTDDFSQTVTVTKEIIKDVIQISGYIQPAQQQNLQSPGEGLIKKVAVKEGDIVKKGDLIFALDNTYQAFQVAKQEFAIEKEKLLGYSKNLELMKLELESLKRALRDRSVYAKFDGIVVSFDLTEGSYVMPKDNFGVIIDRSFFKSTVDVSERDVPRLKIGQKVLLNFQALGEEEVEGRVTYHSSIAKSSVQRGATVIETKIVVDKLPENVLPGYSFSGKIVAGEDEEVLLLDQTALLYDKGEPYVEKLLENGKVERVNVEVESYAQGTVKVLSGLKEGDTLKVRPPKW, translated from the coding sequence ATGCAGGATACAAAACAAAAAAAGAGTAAAAAAATTATTTTAATAATAACCGCAGTCATTATTACATTGTCCGTAATTTGGATTCTTTTTTTGCCTAAAAAAGGAACGGATGATTTTTCTCAAACAGTCACCGTAACCAAGGAGATAATAAAAGATGTAATTCAAATTTCGGGTTATATTCAGCCGGCACAGCAGCAAAATCTTCAATCACCGGGAGAGGGTCTCATAAAAAAGGTTGCCGTAAAGGAGGGCGACATCGTAAAAAAAGGCGATCTGATATTTGCTCTTGACAATACATATCAAGCATTTCAGGTAGCAAAACAGGAATTTGCTATCGAAAAAGAAAAATTGCTCGGCTATTCTAAAAACCTTGAATTGATGAAGCTTGAACTTGAATCTTTAAAACGGGCTTTGAGGGATAGAAGCGTTTATGCAAAGTTTGACGGTATAGTCGTTTCCTTTGACTTGACCGAAGGTTCCTATGTTATGCCCAAGGATAATTTCGGGGTAATTATAGACCGCTCCTTTTTTAAATCCACTGTAGATGTTTCCGAAAGGGATGTTCCAAGGTTAAAGATAGGGCAAAAAGTATTGCTGAATTTTCAAGCTCTGGGAGAAGAAGAAGTGGAGGGCAGGGTGACCTATCATTCTTCAATCGCAAAATCAAGTGTTCAAAGGGGGGCTACCGTTATAGAAACAAAAATTGTTGTCGATAAACTCCCCGAAAATGTTTTGCCCGGCTATTCTTTTAGCGGAAAAATTGTTGCAGGCGAAGATGAAGAAGTCCTCCTTTTGGATCAAACGGCTCTTTTATACGATAAGGGCGAGCCCTATGTTGAAAAACTTCTTGAAAACGGCAAGGTTGAAAGGGTAAATGTCGAGGTAGAATCCTATGCCCAAGGCACCGTAAAAGTTTTATCCGGTCTAAAAGAAGGCGACACTTTGAAGGTAAGACCTCCTAAATGGTAG
- the mazG gene encoding nucleoside triphosphate pyrophosphohydrolase, with the protein MENSQLIESFEALFNVIKRLRGPGGCPWDIAQNPMSMRRPLLEEAYEAADAIEEHKTSGKDAEHVKEELGDVLLNALMISYMYEQEGLFSAADVMKNLTEKLIRRHPHVFGKTEGYEGPESDKKASTPESVLNQWENIKEKIEKPKAESILDSIPKNFPPMLRALKISKKAAKAGFEWNKIGGIIEKMKEETAEFAEAVKSGSQAAMEDEIGDIFFVSVNAARFLKIDPEMALMHANKKFERRFRFVESEMKKNGFDLLPENSEKMEEFWNKAKLEERAKN; encoded by the coding sequence ATGGAAAATTCACAGCTGATTGAGAGCTTTGAAGCTCTTTTTAATGTAATTAAAAGATTAAGAGGCCCGGGAGGCTGCCCTTGGGATATAGCTCAAAACCCCATGAGTATGCGCCGCCCGCTTTTAGAAGAAGCCTATGAAGCCGCCGATGCAATAGAAGAACACAAGACTTCCGGTAAGGATGCCGAGCATGTAAAAGAAGAACTTGGAGACGTTCTTTTAAACGCACTTATGATCTCATATATGTACGAACAAGAAGGCCTTTTTTCGGCTGCCGATGTTATGAAAAACCTTACAGAAAAACTTATAAGAAGACACCCTCATGTCTTCGGAAAAACGGAAGGCTATGAAGGCCCCGAAAGCGATAAAAAGGCTTCGACCCCGGAATCGGTTTTAAACCAATGGGAAAACATAAAAGAAAAAATAGAAAAGCCTAAGGCTGAATCGATTTTAGATTCCATTCCTAAAAATTTTCCGCCGATGCTTCGGGCCTTAAAAATTTCCAAAAAAGCTGCCAAAGCAGGCTTTGAGTGGAACAAAATCGGAGGCATCATCGAAAAGATGAAAGAAGAAACGGCCGAATTTGCCGAAGCCGTTAAATCGGGGTCACAGGCCGCTATGGAAGACGAGATAGGAGATATCTTTTTTGTTTCGGTAAATGCGGCCCGTTTTTTAAAAATAGATCCCGAAATGGCCCTCATGCATGCAAACAAAAAATTCGAAAGGCGTTTTAGATTTGTCGAATCCGAAATGAAAAAAAACGGCTTTGACCTTTTACCTGAAAATTCTGAAAAAATGGAAGAATTTTGGAATAAAGCTAAGCTTGAAGAAAGAGCTAAAAACTGA
- a CDS encoding FKBP-type peptidyl-prolyl cis-trans isomerase: MKFIKNLTFILCCVCLLFAFAACNGKKTESEVSSENTEADSEENKSVSEEEVGYAFGVIIAQSVKQDGIKINPDHIVKGFKDAMSKDFEEKGLQDAQMILSQAFQIAQMEKAAKNLEEANAFLEKNKAKEGIIVTESGLQYEVLSKGKNDVHPKEDDEVNVNYIGKLVDGHIFDDSYKTGKSVKIHLSRVIPGWKEGLQLMSPGAKYRFYVPPALAYGEQGVVQGSSVIIPGNAVLIFDIELVSIAIRKESPKK; encoded by the coding sequence ATGAAATTTATTAAAAATTTGACTTTTATTTTATGCTGCGTCTGTCTGCTTTTTGCTTTTGCTGCTTGTAACGGTAAAAAAACGGAATCTGAAGTTTCTTCGGAAAACACTGAAGCCGATTCGGAAGAAAATAAATCCGTAAGCGAAGAAGAAGTAGGTTATGCCTTCGGTGTTATCATAGCTCAAAGTGTGAAGCAGGATGGAATAAAGATCAACCCCGATCATATTGTGAAGGGGTTTAAAGATGCTATGTCTAAGGATTTTGAAGAAAAAGGACTTCAAGATGCTCAGATGATTTTAAGTCAGGCTTTTCAAATAGCCCAAATGGAAAAAGCCGCAAAGAATCTTGAAGAAGCTAACGCCTTTTTAGAAAAAAATAAGGCTAAAGAAGGTATTATAGTTACCGAATCGGGTTTACAATATGAAGTTCTGTCGAAGGGAAAAAATGATGTGCATCCTAAAGAAGACGATGAGGTTAATGTAAATTATATCGGAAAACTTGTAGATGGGCATATTTTTGACGATTCTTATAAAACCGGCAAAAGCGTAAAGATTCATTTATCGCGAGTTATTCCCGGTTGGAAAGAGGGATTGCAGTTGATGAGTCCTGGTGCAAAGTACAGGTTCTATGTTCCGCCTGCATTGGCCTATGGAGAGCAGGGTGTAGTTCAAGGCAGTTCCGTTATAATTCCCGGCAATGCCGTTTTGATTTTTGATATTGAGCTTGTAAGTATCGCAATCAGAAAAGAGTCTCCCAAAAAATAA
- a CDS encoding nucleoside kinase, which produces MASFKITFPDGMQKEFVHPVSARELVQYFPATPAPIVGIKVNNLVVPLNKTIDVQSTIEPVTLTDREGSNFYRRTLCLILAAAAKELYPDLRLLMGHSLDYGYYYTLEGKKADKADLKAIKSKMDEMVAQDMPIDTHWLSYEEALEKFEHSNQPDTHRLLNYTSKPRILINRLGNYEDLYFQPLMDRIGEVKVFDVMPYEDGFLLRFPRTASPEKLSEFKDIPHLFEIYKEYKQWGKLVGVSSVGQLNDLITSRKIKDYVEITEILQNNKLAEIAKKVTAKKTARVILIAGPSSSGKTTSAKKLSMQLKVLGYIPKVISLDDFYLGIAKTPKKEDGRPDFECVEALDIELLNDVLLRLFKGETVEMPSYDFKISGRRPEGKMFTPEKNTIFILEGIHALNDKLTAKIDESLKFKVYLSALTQLNLDDHNRIPTSDNRLIRRIVRDAQFRGSPAARTIGMWGDVRSGESKYIFPFQGNADAVFNTALDYELAVLKVYAEPLLKAVKPNQKEYNEASRLLTFLGNFLPLPASFVHGQSILREFIGDSDFSYS; this is translated from the coding sequence ATGGCTTCATTTAAAATAACCTTTCCCGACGGAATGCAAAAAGAATTCGTACATCCTGTGTCGGCACGAGAGCTGGTACAATATTTTCCGGCAACCCCTGCCCCGATAGTAGGCATAAAAGTAAACAATTTGGTAGTCCCCTTAAACAAAACCATCGATGTACAATCTACAATCGAACCTGTAACATTAACGGACAGGGAAGGCTCAAACTTTTACCGCAGGACGCTCTGTCTGATTTTAGCCGCCGCAGCTAAAGAGCTATATCCCGATTTAAGACTTTTGATGGGACACAGCTTGGATTACGGTTATTATTACACTCTTGAAGGGAAAAAAGCGGATAAGGCAGACTTAAAAGCCATAAAATCAAAAATGGATGAGATGGTGGCCCAAGATATGCCTATAGACACTCATTGGCTTTCTTATGAAGAAGCGCTGGAAAAATTCGAGCACTCGAACCAGCCCGACACCCACAGACTTTTAAACTACACGAGCAAGCCCCGCATTTTAATAAACCGATTGGGTAACTACGAAGACCTTTATTTTCAGCCTCTGATGGACCGCATAGGCGAAGTTAAAGTCTTCGATGTGATGCCCTATGAAGACGGCTTTTTGCTCCGCTTTCCGCGAACTGCAAGTCCTGAAAAACTTTCGGAATTTAAAGACATCCCCCATCTTTTTGAAATTTACAAAGAATATAAACAGTGGGGAAAATTAGTCGGGGTCTCCTCAGTCGGTCAATTAAACGATTTAATTACATCAAGAAAAATCAAAGATTATGTAGAAATCACTGAGATACTTCAAAATAACAAACTTGCAGAAATAGCAAAAAAAGTAACGGCAAAAAAAACTGCAAGGGTAATCCTCATAGCAGGACCTTCCAGCTCAGGAAAAACTACCTCAGCCAAAAAACTTTCGATGCAGCTTAAAGTATTAGGTTATATTCCTAAAGTTATAAGTCTTGACGATTTTTACCTAGGCATAGCTAAAACACCGAAAAAAGAAGACGGTAGACCTGACTTTGAATGCGTTGAAGCCTTGGACATTGAGCTTTTAAACGACGTACTTTTACGCCTCTTTAAGGGCGAAACGGTTGAAATGCCTTCCTACGATTTCAAAATAAGCGGCCGCCGGCCTGAAGGCAAGATGTTTACTCCCGAAAAAAACACAATCTTCATACTCGAAGGAATACACGCCCTAAACGATAAACTCACTGCAAAAATAGATGAGTCATTAAAATTTAAGGTCTACCTTTCAGCCCTAACCCAGCTTAATTTGGACGACCACAACCGTATTCCGACATCTGATAACAGGCTTATACGGCGCATCGTCCGAGATGCCCAATTTAGAGGAAGCCCTGCAGCAAGAACAATAGGAATGTGGGGCGATGTAAGAAGCGGAGAATCAAAATACATTTTCCCCTTCCAAGGAAATGCCGATGCGGTTTTTAACACTGCCCTTGATTACGAGCTTGCAGTATTAAAGGTTTATGCAGAACCTCTTTTAAAGGCTGTAAAACCGAACCAAAAAGAATACAATGAAGCATCGAGATTATTAACCTTTTTGGGGAATTTTTTACCTCTTCCTGCAAGTTTTGTGCATGGACAATCCATATTGCGTGAATTTATCGGTGACAGCGATTTTTCATACAGCTAA